A stretch of the Orcinus orca chromosome 1, mOrcOrc1.1, whole genome shotgun sequence genome encodes the following:
- the HES3 gene encoding transcription factor HES-3, with the protein MEKKRRARINVSLEQLRSLLEKHYSHQIRKRKLEKADILELSVKYMKSLQNSVQGLWPVPSGAEYPSGFRGCLPGVSQLLRREEEGGDGLRCPLAHERAGGSTMDSASSGPEALARRGPGAPPVWVPAPAAAGSRSPPPRLLFSGGLPGQSTGIPAPQSASRRFAESPGPGLRLWRPW; encoded by the exons ATGGAGAAGAAGCGACGGGCGCGCATTAATGTGTCGCTGGAGCAGCTCAGATCGTTGCTAGAGAAACACTACTCGCACCAG ATCCGGAAACGCAAGTTGGAGAAGGCAGACATACTGGAGCTGAGCGTCAAGTACATGAAAAGCCTTCAGAACTCGGTGCAAG ggctcTGGCCGGTCCCCAGCGGAGCCGAGTACCCGTCGGGCTTCCGCGGCTGTCTACCGGGCGTTAGCCAACTTCTGCGGCGCGAAGAGGAGGGCGGCGACGGTCTGCGCTGCCCCCTGGCGCACGAGCGCGCGGGTGGCAGCACCATGGACAGCGCCAGTTCCGGCCCCGAGGCGCTCGCGCGGCGCGGCCCCGGCGCCCCCCCAGTTTGGGTCCCTGCTCCGGCCGCCGCCGGCTCGCGGTCCCCGCCACCCCGGCTCCTCTTCTCTGGAGGTCTCCCCGGTCAGTCCACCGGCATCCCCGCGCCGCAGTCGGCGTCTCGCCGCTTCGCCGAGAGCCCGGGGCCGGGGCTGCGCTTGTGGCGGCCCTGGTGA